The Methanocaldococcus infernus ME region TCTTCTGAAACCAACATATCAATAGTGGTTAGTGAGGAAGATGTTGAAAAGGCAATTAACAGCTTAAAAAGAGAGTTTGGGTCCTTTGGAAAGAGAAGCTTCTTAGAGAGTAGTATAATTAGAGATGTTGAAGTTGACCATGATGTCTCTGTTGTATCTGTAGTTGGTGCTGGGATGAGGGGAGCTAAGGGAATAGCTGGGGAGATCTTTACAACAGTCTCTGAGAGTGGAGCTAACATAAAGATGATAGCTCAAGGTTCTTCAGAGGTTAATATTTCTTTTGTCATAGACAAAAAAGACTTAATTAACTGTGTCAGAGCTTTGCATAGGAAGTTTATTTCTTAGAGCTCTTTTTAGCTTTCTTCTATACTCTCCCCATCTATCCTCCAAGGAAAATTTTGGAGGTTTTGGATAGAAGGTTTTTCCTCCACAGACTGGACAAATCTCTTTTAGAGTGTATCTTCCACACCTTTCACACTTCCTTATCTTCATGATTCTACCCTATAGTACTTTCCTTCTCCACCATACTTTTTAATGAACTTTATAGCTCTCTCACAAACCTTTTTAAACACTTCCTCCCCACTCTTATAGTCTGGAGCTATAACCTCAACCCTATACTTAGGAGCTCCAACATAAGTTATTTTAACCTCAACATCCTCATAAGGATTAGCCTTTAAAGCATTTGTTAGGGCTCTTTTTATCTTCTTAATTCCATCTGGCTCAAAGCATGTCATCTCTATGATTCCTTCAACCTCAACATTTGTTAGCTCTATACTCTCCTTAGCCACTTCATAGAGAGTCTCTTTCCACTCATCACTTATCTCTAAGTCATCTAAGGCTTCTTTACCCTCTATAACCAAGGTTTCAAAGGCATTATATAGCTCTCCAAACTCATCCTCTAACAAGTAGCCAACCTCATCCCAAGCTTGCTCTAAACTTTTCCCAAGCTTTTCAGCTGCTCTTTCAAGCATCTTCACTGCTCTCTGGAACCTCTTCCACTCCTGAACCTTCTCTCTCCTTTGTTGATCACTAACTCTCTTAAGGGATAAGTCTATATGCCCCTTCTCCTTATTTACCCTTAAAACCTTAGCTACAACCCTCTGGCCAACCTTGACATGATCCCTTATATTCCTAACCCATCCTGAAGTAACCTCTGAGATATGAATTAACCCTTCTTTCCCAGGATACTCTAAAAGCTCAACAAATGCTCCATAAGGTTTAACCTCTTTCACAGTTCCTATAACTATGTCTCCCTCTTCAGGGAAATCCTTTCTCATGTTTCTCACCTTAAATTTGTTTTTGGTGTTCCTCATGTTAGTTATTAAAAAGCTTGGAAATGTTAAAAGTTTAAAGGAAATTGTTGATGAGCTAATAGACTTTACTGGAGTTATTGAGGTTGATAAGTATCTACTAATCTATAGAAACTCAAAGTTAATAAAGGTAATTGATGAGACTGGGGAGAAAGATTTACTATATGTTATTAAAGAGTTAAAAAGTAAGGATAGCTTTTATATAAAGGTGTTTGAGTTAGAGAAGGATCTCTCAAACTTAAGCTATAATAAAATCTTAGAGTATTTAAATCATTTAGAGGTTGGAGATTATATAATCTTAAACTCTTACTCTAACCTCCTCTCCTTGGACGGATTCTTTGAAATAGTTCCAAAGAGATTTAAGGATGAAAAAGGATATGTTGGAGTTAAAGATAAAAATATAATTTTTTGTGTCTATAAAACAAAGAGAAAGTTATACTTTAAAGAGAAGGCTTTAACCAAGATAAAAACTTTATTTGCAGTTAGCTTAGTCTATGCTAAAAAAATTTCTGATGAGATTGTTAATGAGTATAAGGAAGGAAAGCTTTATAATGTTTTATCTTTTGAAGAGCTTATAAAGAATATTGAAAAGAGAGAATTTAAAACTTTTTATGGACCATTAAGTGAGGCTCTAACTGAAGAGCCTTCTTTAATTAAGATTGATGAAGGCTATATAGTTTCAAGAGCTAAGAAACCAATCTATGCCTTCTATAAGGAGTATGATGGAAATAAAGCATATAGATATCTAAAGAACTTGTGTATTGTTAATGACATAGAGTTTAAGATCTATCCAATAACAGAAGAAGAGTATAAAAATTTTAGCTTATTTTCAAAAAATAGGGTTAAGTTATAGAGAGAATTTCCTTGTAGAGTTCATTTAGAACTTCTATGTAGTCAATTTCTCCATTCTCTATCTTATCCATAATTTCCTCTAACTCCCTTGTCCTCTTCTCTGATATAAGCTCAGGATAGTTTGTTATTAAATAGTTATAAACCTCTATTCCTAACTTTGTTGGAACCAACTTACCCTTATCCTTACTCTTTATTACATATCCCCTATCCAGTAACTTTTTAATAATTTGAGCATAGGTTGATGGCCTTCCTATCTTCCTCTCTTTCATGAGTTTAACAACCTCTCCCTCATCATACAGTGGAACCTTTGGAATTCTTCTAACACTCTTCTCTAAAACTTTTAACTTATCTTTCTCAACCCTTGGCAATTTTTTTAACTTCAGCCAATAAAGCTTAGACCATCCATCAAACTTAACCTCTATATATCCTTCAATTTTCTCATCTAACTCTTTAATATATATTTCTTCATACTCCACTAAAACCTCTTTCATCTGAGAGGCCATAAATCTCCTAAATATTAAGTCATAAACCTTAATATGATTCTTTGTTAACCTAATGTTGTTCTCTTTTATGAACTCTATTAGCTCTTCAGTATCCATAGGCTTTGTTGGTCTAATACACTCATGAGCTCCTTCCATGAAGAACTCTCTATTTTTTAGATAATCTTCTAAGCCATTTAATTTTAAATATTCCTTAGCTACTCTCATCCCATCTAAAGAGACCCTTGTTGATGAAGTTCTATGATATGTACAGAGACCAAGCTCAAACAAGTCTTGAGCTATGCTCATAACCTCATCAACACTTAGGTTAAACCTCTTTGTAGCCTCTTCTAATAAAGTGTCTGTGGTAAATGGAGGCTGTGGCTCTATCTTCCTCTCATAAATTTTAACTTCTATATTAACCTCTTCCCTGTCAAACTCTCCATCAAAAACCTTTGACACATAGATATCTTCTTCCAATCTTAGGGAAAGTAAGTTAACTTTCTCCCTGTGCTCATTATATCTCTCTATAATCCAACCTAAAACAGGAGTTTGAACCCTTCCAGCAGATAGGTAGTTTTTCCCAAACACTTCCCAAAGTTTTTGGCTCAATCTAAAGCCTATCCATCTATCCTCAATTCTTCTAACCACCTGTCCCTTAACCTTGTTCTCATCAAGCTCCAACTTCTCCTTATTTTTAAAGGCTTCAACAGCCCTTAAGATAGCTCTCTTGGTAATTTCATTGAACCCTACCCTATATATAGAGTTGTTAAAAGGCATTACATTTAGAGCTATGTCATAACCTATCTTCTCTCCCTCTGTATCTATATCAGTGGCTATAAAGATGGCATCAACTTCATCAGCTATCTCTCTAATTATCTCTATATTCTCCTTAGAATCCATGAAATTGACATTTTCTTTTATAAGCTCTTCAATATCCTTCTGGTCAGTGAATTGCTCTCCATCAACCTTTTTTATTGAGCAATAAATTGGAATATATAAATTGTCTTCAATCTTAACCCCATAAAACCCTTCCTTTGTAACAAGATCAAAGACATGCCCTCCACTTGCAGTTATAATTAAGTTTAAATCTCCAACACAAACCTCATAGATATTCCTATTATTTATCTTCCTAACTGAGGGCTTACCAAAGAAGCTGGCTATAGTTCTTGCTTTATTAGGACTTTCAACAACCATTAACACAGACTTCAATAAATCAGGAACCTCTTTCTTCCTCTTCTCTCTCCTTAACCTCTCTCTATCTTCATCAATCTCTTTAATAATTTCTTCTAAATTAACCTCTGAAACATGTTTAAACTCACTCTCATACATGAAAATCATATATTTACTCAAATATTCCAATAACTTTTTATCATCACTCAACACTATAGATAAACCCTTGGTTAAGCCAAACTCTGTCATCCTTGAGGTTCTACCTGATGCTTGGATATAGGTTTTAACATCAGGAAGTAAGAGATAGATATCATCTTCCTCTCTTAAAGAGAAGTTTCTTATCTTTAATTTCTCTCTAACAATATTCTCAATTTCCTCTAAGCTCTTCCCCTCTATCTCTATCTCTTCCTTTAACTTCCCCTCCTCAACTAACTTCCTAACATACTCCCTTAACTTAATCTTAAACTTTGGAATTCCATAAAATAGAGAGTATCTAACTCTCTCAGGCATGTCTAAGCCTCTAACTAAGACACCATAGTAAGAGGCTACCCCTATTAAAACTTCTAACTTACCCTCTTTAAAGTCTTCAAATCCTTTCTTATCCTTTGAATGTATAAGCTTAGCCTTAACTCCCTCTTCTAATAATCTTTCCTCTATTTCCTTAGCCTTCTCAACCCCATAATCCATAGAGACAAAGATTAAGCCACCATCTCCCAACTTTTTAACATATCTAACTATTTCTTCTACACTCAGTTTATCATCATAGAGATCTGTAACATCCCTCAACTTGTTCATCCCAAAGCCAACCTCAAAGTTTAAAAGCTCTCTGTAGAGCTTAACCCTATCCCCATAACTCTTCCCTGTGGCTGAGGCTATAACTAAACAGCCATGCTTAACATCTTTAATTTTCTCCTTTAATTCCTCTCTAAGTTTCATAGCATCTTCAAATTTCCCAATCCTTATAAGGAAAACAATTTTTGAAGCTAAGTTAATATGCTCCTCTGAAAATCCTAAGAGCATTAAAGTCCTATCTATATTTTTTGAAGATTTTAAGAGAGCATCAACATCATCAACAAAGATAAAGTCAAATTTAGCCTTTGGCATGTTTTTTGTTAAATAACTTGAAGTAGT contains the following coding sequences:
- the rgy gene encoding reverse gyrase; amino-acid sequence: MPVPMIFKEMCPNCGGEISSERLTIGVCENCLPEDIRLEKLELCKKIEVKNLKNYCKVWREFKEFEDFVKSLGYKLLSIQKMWAKRVLKNKSFSIVAPTGVGKSFFGVLISLYLASKGKRCYIILPTTLLVKQTYERITKIIEEKNLKINVVAYHSELKNREKREAKEKIENNEFDILITTSSYLTKNMPKAKFDFIFVDDVDALLKSSKNIDRTLMLLGFSEEHINLASKIVFLIRIGKFEDAMKLREELKEKIKDVKHGCLVIASATGKSYGDRVKLYRELLNFEVGFGMNKLRDVTDLYDDKLSVEEIVRYVKKLGDGGLIFVSMDYGVEKAKEIEERLLEEGVKAKLIHSKDKKGFEDFKEGKLEVLIGVASYYGVLVRGLDMPERVRYSLFYGIPKFKIKLREYVRKLVEEGKLKEEIEIEGKSLEEIENIVREKLKIRNFSLREEDDIYLLLPDVKTYIQASGRTSRMTEFGLTKGLSIVLSDDKKLLEYLSKYMIFMYESEFKHVSEVNLEEIIKEIDEDRERLRREKRKKEVPDLLKSVLMVVESPNKARTIASFFGKPSVRKINNRNIYEVCVGDLNLIITASGGHVFDLVTKEGFYGVKIEDNLYIPIYCSIKKVDGEQFTDQKDIEELIKENVNFMDSKENIEIIREIADEVDAIFIATDIDTEGEKIGYDIALNVMPFNNSIYRVGFNEITKRAILRAVEAFKNKEKLELDENKVKGQVVRRIEDRWIGFRLSQKLWEVFGKNYLSAGRVQTPVLGWIIERYNEHREKVNLLSLRLEEDIYVSKVFDGEFDREEVNIEVKIYERKIEPQPPFTTDTLLEEATKRFNLSVDEVMSIAQDLFELGLCTYHRTSSTRVSLDGMRVAKEYLKLNGLEDYLKNREFFMEGAHECIRPTKPMDTEELIEFIKENNIRLTKNHIKVYDLIFRRFMASQMKEVLVEYEEIYIKELDEKIEGYIEVKFDGWSKLYWLKLKKLPRVEKDKLKVLEKSVRRIPKVPLYDEGEVVKLMKERKIGRPSTYAQIIKKLLDRGYVIKSKDKGKLVPTKLGIEVYNYLITNYPELISEKRTRELEEIMDKIENGEIDYIEVLNELYKEILSIT
- a CDS encoding translation initiation factor IF-2 subunit alpha, translating into MRKDFPEEGDIVIGTVKEVKPYGAFVELLEYPGKEGLIHISEVTSGWVRNIRDHVKVGQRVVAKVLRVNKEKGHIDLSLKRVSDQQRREKVQEWKRFQRAVKMLERAAEKLGKSLEQAWDEVGYLLEDEFGELYNAFETLVIEGKEALDDLEISDEWKETLYEVAKESIELTNVEVEGIIEMTCFEPDGIKKIKRALTNALKANPYEDVEVKITYVGAPKYRVEVIAPDYKSGEEVFKKVCERAIKFIKKYGGEGKYYRVES
- a CDS encoding RNA-protein complex protein Nop10, with product MKIRKCERCGRYTLKEICPVCGGKTFYPKPPKFSLEDRWGEYRRKLKRALRNKLPMQSSDTVN